Part of the Juglans regia cultivar Chandler chromosome 14, Walnut 2.0, whole genome shotgun sequence genome, TACATCAATTATGCCGCCAACACCATGTCTGTGAACATACTATCTTACACTGAGTTAGTCTACGTATAGTTTTCAAATAAGAATGTACATGCAGTCTCTCATTCaggattgtaaataaaatttctttataatatttttcagatcaAATGTACTTTAGAAAcgaatatatatgatattggtATTGGTTCCTCCTTTCCCACTTGGCTCCTCGAACCTTATTTACTTTAGTAAACATAAAGTCAACTAGTGGAAAGGAAAAAGTGATCACGAGATCAAATACATTTATACATATTGATACATGATTTGAATGTATTTCGAGGATAAATTAGTAAGAACATTAATTAACTAGCCAGCATGATGTTTCGCAttgattctatatatatatatacttgatcatataaattaaaagtaagGATCAAGAGTGTTTGAATGGAGGCTGAAAAATGAccacaaaagaaaaagctaAGTTTGATGCGTTTTGATCTTTCCCAGCCtccatgttagaatgttatagGCCATGCATGCACTGCCACTAACAAGACTGAAGATCAAGAAGGTCGAATCCAAATCTGCAACCAGCTAGCATAAAATCTTCAATTATTTAACATAAAGGTTTAGTCACGTTTACTCTAAAATAAGATACTGATGGCAAACCATCTtcctttataataaataagagtACTCCATAAATTGCTCAAACTCGAGTTTATTTAATTCGATTCGTCTATTCACTATCTCCTAGTTCTACACCAGATAGCGTGCATACATAATATAGAATAACACATACAGAGAACAAATTCttcctatatattttgttaatggCTGTAGAAAGAATATCTTAAAAAGGCTAAATCCATGTATAAATATACAACCTTTAATTAGCATTCCCTTACGGGGAACGGTTTGGCTTAAGCCTTCACAGTTATAGAAAGAATCACCACCTAAACTGCACCAGTTTCGATTCCAGGACGCAACACacagaagagaaagaaaagagaagccACAACCACAATGCAAACTACTTCCTCAAAACCACCAAACATGCCTCACGAACTCCCTGTCTCCACAGCCACAACAACAACAAGCACAGACCCCAAGAAACTGACTCTCATACCTCTCATCTTTATCATCTACTTCGAAGTCGCCGGTGGCCCTTATGGAGAGGAACCAGCGGTGCAAGCAGCAGGACCCCTCTTCGCCATTCTCGGTTTCCTCATCTTTCCCTTCATTTGGAGTATCCCGGAGGCCCTTATCACCGCTGAGCTCTCCACAGCCTTTCCCGGCAACGGTGGCTTTGTCATCTGGGCCGAGCGCGCCTTTGGTCCTTTCTGGGGGTCCCTCATGGGCACATTCAAGTTCCTTAGTGGTGTCATCAACATCGCTGCCTTCCCAGTTCTTTGCATTGACTACATGAAGCGACTGCTCCCTGCTTTAGAATCTGGCCTTCCGAGGTACTTCGCCATCTTTGGCTCAACTCTATGCCTTTCGTTTCTTAATTATACTGGTTTGACAATTGTTGGATTTGCCGCCGTGGTACTTGCTGTTGTTTCACTTTTGCCTTTTGTATTGATGTCATTGATTGCACTCCCAAAGATTCAACCTCATAGATGGATCAGTCTGGGGCAGAAGGGTGTTGAGAAAGATTGGAACTTGTTCTTCAACACCCTTTTCTGGAACTTGAATTTCTGGGACAGTGTCAGTACTCTTGCCGGAGAAGTTGAAAACCCCCAGAAAACTTACCCGAAAGCCCTTTTGGTTTCGGTGATCTTCACTTGCTTGGCATATCTATTTCCACTTTTGGCTGTGACTGGATCTCTTTCCGTGGACCAAAGCGAATGGGATGCTGGGTTTATGGCCCAAGCTGCAGGTATGATTGCAGGGAAATGGTTGAAAATCTTTCTTGAATTTGGTGCTGTGTTATCAGCAATTGGTCTATACGAAGCACAGCTAAGCAGCAGTGCTTTCCAACTTCTGGGTATGGCTGATATAGGATCTTTGCCCATGTTTTTCGGTCTAAGGTCTAAATGGTTCAACACCCCTTGGGTTGGGATTTTGCTAACCACTTTGATTTCACTGGGGGTTTCAAACTTCAATTTCACAGATATCATATCCTCGGCTAATTTCTTGTATTCTTTGAGCATGTTGTTAGAATTTGCTGCATTTATATGGTTGAGAAGGAAGTTGCCAATGATGAAGAGACCGTACAGGGTTCCATTGAGGCTGCCAGGGCTGGTTATGATGTGCTTGATACCCTCTGGGTTTTTGATAGTTATAATGGCTATTGCCACCAAGACTGTTTATTTAGTGAGTGGAATAATGACTGTTGCTGGGATTGGATGGTACTTTTTGATGAAACTCGCCAAATCAAAGAAGTTGTTGAAGTTCAACGTTGGAGGACTTGAAGAAATTGACCAAGTGAGGGTGGTTGGTCATTCATGACCTTTTCACCAGTTGAAAGAACGTTTGACCTTGCAATTTCACCTTGTTTTTTGTAAACAAAATTCAACCTGTTACAGACACTTGG contains:
- the LOC109001656 gene encoding probable polyamine transporter At3g13620, whose product is MQTTSSKPPNMPHELPVSTATTTTSTDPKKLTLIPLIFIIYFEVAGGPYGEEPAVQAAGPLFAILGFLIFPFIWSIPEALITAELSTAFPGNGGFVIWAERAFGPFWGSLMGTFKFLSGVINIAAFPVLCIDYMKRLLPALESGLPRYFAIFGSTLCLSFLNYTGLTIVGFAAVVLAVVSLLPFVLMSLIALPKIQPHRWISLGQKGVEKDWNLFFNTLFWNLNFWDSVSTLAGEVENPQKTYPKALLVSVIFTCLAYLFPLLAVTGSLSVDQSEWDAGFMAQAAGMIAGKWLKIFLEFGAVLSAIGLYEAQLSSSAFQLLGMADIGSLPMFFGLRSKWFNTPWVGILLTTLISLGVSNFNFTDIISSANFLYSLSMLLEFAAFIWLRRKLPMMKRPYRVPLRLPGLVMMCLIPSGFLIVIMAIATKTVYLVSGIMTVAGIGWYFLMKLAKSKKLLKFNVGGLEEIDQVRVVGHS